The window TCCTGAAGTAGATGAGCATCATGATCATTGTCCGCCGCCGCTTCCAGGAACTTGCCCAGTTCGTCTAGAATCAGGAGAATCCCAGTAGATGCCGCAGCGTTTCGAAGTTCATCTAAAAGCGCCTCGTCACTCGATTCTGCTTTCTTGCTTCTCTGCGCGCTCCACCCCAATCCAACCGCCAAAGTTTTTGACACCGCGAAACGTAGGCTTGAACGGCTGCCAGTCACTGGAATGACGGTCCAAGGCCCCCGATCTAGCGAGAAAGCGCCATCAATAGCCTTAGATAAGTTTCGGCCTGCGATTTTGCGGGCAAGTTTTTTTCCATCTTCTGTTCCGGCTACCAGATTTCCTAAAAGCAGCGCCGTACTCGACTTCCCACCGCCATATGGGCCAGTCCACGTAAATGCATTCTGGCTTCCCGCAGCGATCGCGGTTGCCATGGCTGCTAGCGACTTCTCTGTGCTGGCTTGAAGAACATAACCCTCCAAAGGGGGTGTCCCGGACAAGTCCATGTCAATTCGGGCACTCCGGATAAAGCGGCCACTCAGGTGCACAATGTCGGCAAGCGTTTCATCAACCATAACTATGCCGCCGCGTCGACGCTGAGGTGCCGATCAAATGCTCGCTTCAGAAGGTCAGCGTTGTCGAGTTCCCCAATGCGTTGGATTTGGCGTAGGCCAGCGGTGTCGGTCCATTCCATTGCACCAGAGGTAGTCTGAGAGATCCGCATCAGACGTGCAACGACGCTGTCTTCATCCATTTTGAACACACGGCCGGGACTGCCAGCGTCGTAACATACCGCTTCAGCAGAGAGAGTCGCTCGCTTTGGATGCGCGCGCTGCCAATATGCGTCCAGCGCATATGCAAACAGAGCGTCGTGAATTGTCGGTTTCGGTCCAACCACAAACTCGTGCCAACCACCTGAGGACGCTTCCTGCACAAGGGCCAATTCAGCAAGAAGTGGCTCCGCCGCATCATCGCTCGCGCCAGACGGTCGATTGGAATAGCTACGCAAAAAGACTGTGACGTCATTTTGTATGGTTTTTTGAGCGCCGCGCCATCCTTTGTGGTCAATGATCTGTTCCAACGATTGCACTAAATCGGATGCGCGGAACTCATGAGCGATTATGCCGTTGAAACAATAGTAAAAAGTCGTCGTGAACTCTGGCGTTGATGCGAGATTCCAATGCAGCAACCAGAGTGAGCTCGCGTGCTCCAGATAAGGATCGAGCCCTGCTTCTCCGAACAAAGCCTCACCAAATTCCGATGGCTTCAGGGTCTTTTCATCAAGCAAGATAACACCGGCAGCTTGCGCCCAAAACCGCATCGAAACAGCCATATTTCGACCAACACCGAAACGCGAAATGGCCTCATCGTCCTTAAAGACGCTCAAGGGCGCGCCGCCATTCACCGCATCGTAAGCCTTACGCAGCCACAAGATGCGCAACGGAAAGGTTTCATGTCCAGCAAACTGCGGTTTGCCGCTCCAATTTTCAAATACATCAGCCATAACGCAATTCTATAAGCAACTGCTACTGGTGACAAGCACCAGTAGCGGCTAATTGCTTCTCAATTGCCGCCGAAATCCTTCTGACCGCAGTGTCAATGTCGTCGATTGAAAGCCACCATCCAACACCCACACGC of the Roseobacter fucihabitans genome contains:
- a CDS encoding DUF4007 family protein yields the protein MADVFENWSGKPQFAGHETFPLRILWLRKAYDAVNGGAPLSVFKDDEAISRFGVGRNMAVSMRFWAQAAGVILLDEKTLKPSEFGEALFGEAGLDPYLEHASSLWLLHWNLASTPEFTTTFYYCFNGIIAHEFRASDLVQSLEQIIDHKGWRGAQKTIQNDVTVFLRSYSNRPSGASDDAAEPLLAELALVQEASSGGWHEFVVGPKPTIHDALFAYALDAYWQRAHPKRATLSAEAVCYDAGSPGRVFKMDEDSVVARLMRISQTTSGAMEWTDTAGLRQIQRIGELDNADLLKRAFDRHLSVDAAA